A genome region from Pan paniscus chromosome 17, NHGRI_mPanPan1-v2.0_pri, whole genome shotgun sequence includes the following:
- the CHST9 gene encoding carbohydrate sulfotransferase 9 isoform X3 produces the protein MPEDVREKKENLLLNSERSTRLLTKTSHSQGGDQALSKTTGSPTEKLNEKRQGAKTVFNKFSKMNWPVDIHPLNKSLVKDNKWKKTDETQEKRRSFLQEFCKKYGGVSHHQSHLFHTVSRIYVEDKHKILYCEVPKAGCSNWKRILMVLNGLASSAYNISHNAVHYGKHLKKLDSFDLKGIYTRLNTYTKAVFVRDPMERLVSAFRDKFEHPNSYYHPVFGKAIIKKYRPNACEEALINGSGVKFKEFIHYLLDSHRPVGMDIHWEKVSKLCYPCLINYDFVGKFETLEEDANYFLQMIGAPKELKFPNFKDRHSSDERTNAQVVRQYLKDLTRTERQLIYDFYYLDYLMFNYTTPFL, from the coding sequence ATGCCTGAGGATGTacgagaaaaaaaagaaaatcttctacTCAATTCTGAGAGATCTACTAGGCTCTTAACAAAGACCAGTCATTCACAAGGAGGGGATCAAGCTTTAAGTAAGACCACAGGGTCACCAACAGAGAAGTTGAATGAAAAACGTCAAGGAGCTAAGACTGTTTTTAACAAGTTCAGCAAGATGAATTGGCCAGTGGACATTCACCCTTTAAACAAAAGTTTAGTCAAAGATAATAAATGGAAGAAAACTGATGAGACCCAAGAGAAACGAAGGTCTTTCCTTCAGGAGTTTTGCAAGAAATACGGTGGGGTGAGTCATCATCagtcacatctttttcatacagTATCCAGAATTTATGTAGAAGATAAACACAAAATCTTATATTGTGAGGTACCTAAGGCTGGCTGTTCCAATTGGAAAAGAATTCTGATGGTACTAAATGGATTGGCTTCCTCTGCATACAACATCTCCCACAATGCTGTCCACTACGGGAAGCATTTGAAGAAGCTAGATAGCTTTGACCTAAAGGGGATATATACCCGCTTAAATACTTACACCAAAGCTGTGTTTGTTCGTGATCCCATGGAAAGATTAGTATCAGCCTTTAGGGACAAATTTGAACACCCCAATAGTTATTACCATCCAGTATTCGGAAAGGCAATTATCAAGAAATATCGACCAAATGCCTGTGAAGAAGCATTAATTAATGGATCTGGAGTCAAGTTCAAAGAGTTTATCCACTACTTGCTGGATTCCCACCGTCCAGTAGGAATGGACATTCACTGGGAAAAGGTCAGCAAACTCTGCTATCCGTGTTTGATCAACTATGATTTTGTAGGGAAATTTGAAactttggaagaagatgccaatTACTTTTTACAGATGATCGGTGCTCCAAAGGAGCTGAAATTTCCCAACTTTAAGGATAGGCACTCTTCCGATGAAAGAACCAATGCTCAAGTCGTGAGACAGTATTTAAAGGATCTGACTAGAACTGAGAGACAATTAATCTATGACTTTTATTACTTGGACTATTTAATGTTTAATTATACAACTCCATTTTTGTAG
- the CHST9 gene encoding carbohydrate sulfotransferase 9 isoform X2: MSTEKIQEHITNQNPKFHMPEDVREKKENLLLNSERSTRLLTKTSHSQGGDQALSKTTGSPTEKLNEKRQGAKTVFNKFSKMNWPVDIHPLNKSLVKDNKWKKTDETQEKRRSFLQEFCKKYGGVSHHQSHLFHTVSRIYVEDKHKILYCEVPKAGCSNWKRILMVLNGLASSAYNISHNAVHYGKHLKKLDSFDLKGIYTRLNTYTKAVFVRDPMERLVSAFRDKFEHPNSYYHPVFGKAIIKKYRPNACEEALINGSGVKFKEFIHYLLDSHRPVGMDIHWEKVSKLCYPCLINYDFVGKFETLEEDANYFLQMIGAPKELKFPNFKDRHSSDERTNAQVVRQYLKDLTRTERQLIYDFYYLDYLMFNYTTPFL; encoded by the exons tGAGTACAGAAAAAATCCAGGAACATATCACCAACCAG AACCCCAAGTTTCACATGCCTGAGGATGTacgagaaaaaaaagaaaatcttctacTCAATTCTGAGAGATCTACTAGGCTCTTAACAAAGACCAGTCATTCACAAGGAGGGGATCAAGCTTTAAGTAAGACCACAGGGTCACCAACAGAGAAGTTGAATGAAAAACGTCAAGGAGCTAAGACTGTTTTTAACAAGTTCAGCAAGATGAATTGGCCAGTGGACATTCACCCTTTAAACAAAAGTTTAGTCAAAGATAATAAATGGAAGAAAACTGATGAGACCCAAGAGAAACGAAGGTCTTTCCTTCAGGAGTTTTGCAAGAAATACGGTGGGGTGAGTCATCATCagtcacatctttttcatacagTATCCAGAATTTATGTAGAAGATAAACACAAAATCTTATATTGTGAGGTACCTAAGGCTGGCTGTTCCAATTGGAAAAGAATTCTGATGGTACTAAATGGATTGGCTTCCTCTGCATACAACATCTCCCACAATGCTGTCCACTACGGGAAGCATTTGAAGAAGCTAGATAGCTTTGACCTAAAGGGGATATATACCCGCTTAAATACTTACACCAAAGCTGTGTTTGTTCGTGATCCCATGGAAAGATTAGTATCAGCCTTTAGGGACAAATTTGAACACCCCAATAGTTATTACCATCCAGTATTCGGAAAGGCAATTATCAAGAAATATCGACCAAATGCCTGTGAAGAAGCATTAATTAATGGATCTGGAGTCAAGTTCAAAGAGTTTATCCACTACTTGCTGGATTCCCACCGTCCAGTAGGAATGGACATTCACTGGGAAAAGGTCAGCAAACTCTGCTATCCGTGTTTGATCAACTATGATTTTGTAGGGAAATTTGAAactttggaagaagatgccaatTACTTTTTACAGATGATCGGTGCTCCAAAGGAGCTGAAATTTCCCAACTTTAAGGATAGGCACTCTTCCGATGAAAGAACCAATGCTCAAGTCGTGAGACAGTATTTAAAGGATCTGACTAGAACTGAGAGACAATTAATCTATGACTTTTATTACTTGGACTATTTAATGTTTAATTATACAACTCCATTTTTGTAG